The following coding sequences are from one Cystobacter fuscus DSM 2262 window:
- a CDS encoding biotin/lipoyl-containing protein, which translates to MRYFAKLHGQKEAVPVDIEPAGDNRYKLTHAGKSVVVDALALEGGALSLLLEGNSYNVEFDETGDEVRVLVRGQWSRIDVADERRLRLRQGTAGFSVEGKQLIAAPMPGKVVKVLVKLGDEVKEGQGLVVVEAMKMENELKSPKAGKVVELPAREGTAVEINARLVVVE; encoded by the coding sequence GCCGGTGGACATCGAGCCCGCGGGAGACAACCGCTACAAGCTCACGCACGCGGGCAAGAGCGTGGTGGTGGACGCCCTGGCGCTCGAGGGAGGCGCGCTGTCGCTGTTGCTCGAGGGGAACTCGTACAACGTCGAGTTCGACGAGACGGGCGACGAGGTGCGGGTGCTCGTGCGCGGGCAGTGGTCACGCATCGACGTGGCGGACGAGCGGCGGCTGCGGCTGCGCCAGGGCACGGCGGGCTTCAGCGTGGAGGGCAAGCAGCTCATCGCCGCGCCCATGCCCGGCAAGGTGGTCAAGGTGCTGGTGAAGCTCGGGGACGAGGTGAAGGAGGGCCAGGGGCTGGTGGTCGTCGAGGCGATGAAGATGGAGAACGAGCTGAAGAGCCCCAAGGCGGGCAAGGTGGTGGAGCTGCCCGCCAGGGAAGGCACCGCGGTGGAGATCAACGCGCGGCTCGTGGTGGTCGAGTAG